GACCTGGCTGGCACCCCTTGACCATTTAAAActgaagaaaacaacaacaacaaccacaaatgGGATAAAGACAACAAACTGTCACAATACACAGTAAACGGACCAACTGTAACACTAATCCAAAAATTACAAGATCtgcattttcttcttcatttcttcAAATCAGCGGGATGACCCCACATAATTGGTTGACCCCACATACATTTCCCTAACACAATGTATTGCTGACTGTCATTCTGCAGCGTGCACCACATGCCAACACTGCTACAAAACCGTTCAGGGAGGGCCTCAGGAGGAGTATTGAACAGGTTGTAGATGTGTGTGGGATTGATCCACAGCATCACATTGGCTTTATTACAATTAAAGTAATTCAGTTTTGCTTTGAAGCCTCGTGGACAGAAATCAAATACTGCTTCGGAGGGGGGTATGATCAAGACGGATACTCCGAAGATTGGATTGGGATTCTGTTCTACAAATTGGTCTCTTTTTCCAGTGTCTTTGATAGTCATACCGAAGACAGCACTTCTCCTGTTGAGTCCTGGAAAGTGTCCTTTTTCTCAGCTTTCACCAGATTGATGGAATGGATAAATCCTGGCTTGATGGCAATCTCTTCTGTCTCCACTTCCCTGTATTTCGCTGACGTGTCCTTCTGAAAGACCTGCTTCAGCCTCTTCTTCATCTCAGGGTCAGGGCAGTATAGGTACTCATACAGACCAGCCGCCAGGATGCCCCCCAGAATGGGCCCCACCCAGTACACCTGCCATAAAAATCCAAACAAACACTTTAATTAGTCAGCTAGTTAATCTGTGCCTGTGGGAGATGTTTTATTACTAAAAAAATGCAGTCCTGGCATTGCCAGGTCCGCCACCAGGGAGCGCCAAGGGGCACAGTTGACCCCTGTCAAAGACCTAGACGAGCACATGCAAAGGTAGGAGGATGTGATGAGGGGCCAAATTTGGAACACTTTATCCGCCTGTCCATAAAACTGACAGCGTGCCTAGGCATTGCTACATAATGTGACAAGAGGGTCAACCTTAATCAGAGGCAGGTAGATCAGTGTCTGCAGCATCGAGCATTTCCCTCCAAGAGAGGACACTTCTGAATATGATACCAGCCACAGTGACAGTTACTGACAGCGTTATACCCAAGCATATCaccaaatctctctctctctctctctcttctctctctctctctctctctctctcttctctctctctctcaccacatacacacacacacatacacacacacaagttgatGCTATGCTGTCTGCAAATAGCTCAGTGGCAATAATTGCCAGGATACATAAATTCAGGGCAAATGCTTTACATCATGTAGCTGGAGGATACAATGTGGTAAATTTGTGATTCCTCAGCATTTCTTTTGTTGGATGAAGTCATAAATTtcatttaaaccatttttgtATTCATTGAAATAAGTGAAAGACTATTCTTTGATTGTATATTTAAGTGACATCTGTTTTTACTAGTCTGGCAATGGTGCTGAAAATGTGACCTTACCAGGTTTCAACATGGCATGCTAGGCTACTGCAGTTAAGCTTGCCCTGTTCAGCACATAATCATTAGCTAACATTTAGCCAACATTTCAGATCATTTTTACATGGCACTATgacataacatttgaaccagTGAGCTGAGTTGTTATTCTTGAGTAGTCATACATAAATGCCCAGTCAAAGTGACCCACTGACTATCAAGAGTAACTGTGTACTGTTTTGGCCACACACATTCTCCTCAAGAAGATTATCCTCTTTGGGAAGTATCTCTTACCCAGTGGTTCTCGAAGTTGAGTGTGACCAGTGCAGGCGCAAAGGACCGAGCAGGGTTCATGCTGGCTCCTGTGTAAGGGATCTAGAGGACATACAACAGCATTGTTGTCAGTCTAAATGATAGAACATCATAGTTTTGTATAACATTATCATGCTATGGCTGCTTTGGCTTACAGAACTTGTCTCATACTGCAAAACATATCCtgatgtatctatgtatgcatTTGCTAAACCAACCCAGGAACAAATGAGTTAAGCATTGCAAAAGATAACAACTATTTCCCTATGCATTTGCTCTGCAGGGTTCAGGGAGCCCCCAGAGATTGGTTGCTATGCAATGGCAACCTCCAACAAAGATGTGCAAGTGGGTGTGAATCAGTGAGAAGCCTAATATCACACATTGAAGAATAGATGCTTTGACGCACCTGCTCTTTCTCAAGAAGCATCAATGCTCTAGCTTTCAGTGAATGCTTAAGGGGCTTGCACTTGTAGATTTCACCAAATAAAATCCTCATAACAATTTGTATGAGCACTTCTTAAGTCAATTTTATTGCTTTAACATCAAGTACAATGCACTTGCCAGTGTCAAGTAAAATGTACTTACCACTAAACTAAACATCTGTGAAGATGCTAAGTAAATGTTAGTTATTGTATAGTAGTTAATTGTaagttatatttatttaatacaattaagaaaacaattaaCTTTCACTGTCACCAAAATAGTAAGTACATTTTGCATACCTGTAATATTTACTAGTATAAATTTAATAAGTAGACATTATTATACTTTTTCCTGATCACTATTTCTAATTACTTAATCATGTCTATGTTGCTTATTTATATTGTTCTATACATTTAACATACTATTGTCCCAAATCACATAACTAAAATTTACAATACTGTCCTGTCCTATAtaataaaggtctaaaatgccCTAAAatgtatgataaaaaaaacaccaattgACTATTTAAGGTGCATTACATACTGTTGGGGCTAAGTGTTTAGAATGAAAGGAATAATGATATTCACACTGGCACATATTATTCCACTGTGATTACTTTTGCATTAACCCATCTGACAAAGAAAAATATAGTTTTGGAAGTCAACAAATCTGACCGCATCAAACAGTGTTTTGGAGAGTCAAAGCTGAAGATGGATGATGCAAGGCTATGTGTGGACAATGGAAGGTCCCTATTTGAACAAATCCTTGAATCAGTGTTTCAGAATCAGGTTGCAAAACATTTCTAAGGTTGGTGTATATTGTAGATTATTGTATACTGTAAGTATTCTCCCATCTAACTGCCATTTCACATCTATCTCTTATCAAACTTACTGAAAGGTACTTACTGCAAACAAGTGACCAATAACTACAGCAAAGCCAATGGAAAGGCTAGCAGAACCTCCTAGGTCTGTGCGTTTGGGATCACAGGTGGCGAAGATGGTGAAGACCAGTTCGAATGTGATAAGAAGCTCCACAAGCAGGGCATGTCCTAATGAGATGTTGGAGTTCACCTGGCAAACAGAAGATGTTCTTAATGAACTTTACTTAACTTAAAGAAAACGTATACACAGAAGTAAACACGATTAAGGTCAGAATCTTACCATGGTTACACCAAATGACCCTCTGACAGCAGCAGGTGTGACTAGGTAAAGGATTGCAGCTCCTGTAATACCTCCCAGGCACTGAGCCACCACATAGAAGAATGCCTTTGCCAGACTTAGCTTTCTGGTTACAACCATCGCTGCAGTGACCGCCGGGTTAATGTGTCCACCGCTAATGTGGCCAAAACATTGCACCATAGTGGCAATGCTCAGGCCAAAGCATAGGGAGATGAGGACTAGGTCAGCTGCGGGAGGCTTCTCCTCCCCTGCAGCCCAGTTGATGGTAGAGCCCAGACTGAGAAGGACAAAGATGAGAGTGGCCAGGTATTCTCCAGACACAGCCCGCCAGAAGTCCTTGGTCCAGATCCCTTTGAATGCCACCATTATGGTCTGACAATTACACCAGGACAGGAACCTCCTGGCAAAAAGAATAATGAGCTAAATGATTAGCCTACTTGTGTATTCCAGGTGTATGCATATGGCCAGAAATGCACTGAACCTTATCAGCATGGCTGCCTGTGGGCACAACATTTATAAATCCGCCAGGGTTTTCAGCCAGTGACTTCACATAATGCCATACAGAACATTCTTTAAACATTGTGTACAGGGGCAAATTATCATACTTAAAGTCAAAGTAATATTATGTTTAATTGCTGTCACTCATTGTACTTTAACCAGGATGGAGCAAAAATGCACATCTTTTCACTATTACTGAGAACATGATTCACATTAATTGAAGCCTCTGTTAAGTTACTGTACATTCAGAAAAATGTTAACTAATCAGCAAACCTCCAAGGCAACAAAGTTGAATTGATAACTTCAGTTAATTTTTttctggataaaaaaaacttaccAAATGCAATAATGtgctctgcctctctctgtcccgttgtgtgtgatgtgttttcattcataaGTCCTGGTGAGTTATTCAACCAGCAGAAACATATCTGCCTTCTTAACATCTAGAAGTTGAAAAGGCTGTTTGACACTTCAGTACTTACAGGAAAGCAGCAGGCTGTGAGAGAGCAGGATATGAGCAGAGCGCAGGTCTGTCAGACGAACATGATCCACACATTGTGCTTCGGGATGCATCCAGCAGCTTTATTAAGTTACTAGCTAGGAATCACCTCACGGGAATTAAACAGTCTGCACAGGGGGAGGAGTCGTGAGATCTGCTTGCTGTGCAAACAGTTGCACCGTTGCACTCAATCAGTCATCTTAGTCAAATCAGAGCTTTGAAAACATGCTGGAGAGAGCAATACCCTGTCTGCTCGGGATCATTGactctttttcaaaatgttcaggTTACAGGGTAAACTGGTTCCAAGTCAGAAGTGTTACTTTTAACAGCTCTATGCCCTGTTACAGCCTTCCAATCAGATGCATTTCAGTGGCCCAAGCAAGGTATCATATTGTGGGTATTTTGTTCTCTCTCCAGTTACTGAAACAAACCTAGTTGAAGTTATTTGGATCCAGTATTAAATTAAATCTTGTGTTATGTCAATAGATGGACGACTCTCAACTTCTCAGTAGCTGGGAAGGTCAATGTAATACAAATGGTTTGTGTTCCCTAAACTACCTCATCCAGTCTCTTCCTCTGGAGGTTCCCCTGTCATATTTTAAATGGTTTGACAAGATAACAACAATATTTATACAGAATGGCAAAAAAAGACTTGGCTACTttttgataaattaaaaaaagattgattgATAGAGGAGGTTTGGGTCTTCCAAACATGTTGAATTACTATTATTCTTTTCACTTAAGGTCGTGTTTTGTATTGAGCAATCTGTTCTTGCCCCATTATCGCCTCTACAAAGCTTGTCTGTCAAACAGTATGGTGTGGCCCAGCAGTTTGAAATGAATCCATATTTAAATGCCTCATCAAGTATCTGTCAGAATCCAAAGTTATCTATTGGTAGCTCTCCCTGTTTTTGGAGGGATTGGTTGGAAAAAGGAATTTTTACCCTGGGGgatctgtgtgtatgtggcatATTGAAAATCTAATAGCAATATAGCAATTTGGATTCCCCAAGTCCCAATTTTTTAGATAGTCGCAACTTCGCCATCTTTTAGAGGGGATTTTTGGATCCAGTTCGTCAGCCCCAAAGGCACAATAATGTTTAGATGAAGTGTTGATGAACTTTTGGAGGGTCAAGAGGCTTCTGGGTATTATTCTGTGCTCATGCAGGTCCTGGAGGATGGAGTCTGGTCAGCCCACAAGAAGACATGGGAAAGGGATCTGAATATTAGACTGGATTATGAGGAATGCGACAGGATTGGTGGGAATAATAAAACCTGTTATGTAAGGTTGTGTCTCATTCAGTTCAAGATTATGCCCACTTCTACTGGACGCCCTCCAAATTGTTTACACTTGGGTTGAAAGACACACCAAATTGTTGGAAATGTAAGACAAAGGATGGTCAATGACTTCAAGTCCTATGGTCCTGTGACTAGGTCCAGGAAGGCCCGGAAGAAAGGCAACAACCGTACAGGCACTGTAGCACTGTACTTACGCTGCCTTTTGGTGCTCTTCTGTCATTGATCTACAGGAAATAGGTACTGGAAACATGCGGAAAGCTATTTGACTTATAATGTGTGAAATGCCCAAGGTTTGTAATGGTCAGAAGTGAGCATTTGAGGCCATGCATCCCACAAAATCTTAACAGAGTTCTTACTTGTATCTCAGGGGGAAAATACATCTCCAGCTCCTTCAGAAAGAAACGTTACAAGTGTGAGAGCTGCCAAACTGAGACTATTTTGGGTGGAAGCACACTTTTTTCTTATTCACTTGCATCTATTTCACATCACTAACTGGATCACAACGTTTAGTCTAAGCCAACAAAAGTCAATTCACTTTAGAAACCTGGATCAGTTTCACCTAGAAATCTTAAATTCAAACCTCCAGAAAAGATGTGCATTGACTCCcagtaataataaaatgaatgcaaCTGAACAGGTCcttaaaagtgacacaaatatGCCAGTGCTTCATTTTATTACATGTAGTTTTGAATTGGATTACATATTAAACTCAGTGACTATTCGGACACGAATGAGCCCCAACAGCATTGTCCCTTTTCAAAAGGAATACATGCTTTATTAGACACAACAGAAACTGGGATAGTTACGGTGGCTCATAACATTCTTCAGATGATGTTACTTTTATCCCCCCAAATGTAATGAACAGTGTTTCTAAGAACTCATCAGTAAAACAAGGTATATGTATTTTTCTCCAGAATCCCTAAATTACATTCAGCTATAAATATGATCATTTTTTAACTTCATCGTTCATTTTGTAGCTATAATCTTACTTCCATTTCACTTTGGTTATAGCTGTCTGTCACTTCTATGATGCCAGTTTCATGGTTCAAATCTGTTGGAGCATTGGGCACTGGCTTCTATTTCCCATCAGCAATGAATTAAAAACGCATTGTTTGAGTGATAACTGCAGGATCCTCGAAAATAGATTACATTTTATACTGCACTTTGCCTTGTGGTGAAAACACACCACGTACAGTATCTGGTGACCATAGCAATGGTCTGACTAAGATGGTCTTACAAACCAATTATTTGAAAGTTTGAGCAGTTCCATTACAAAACTACttggaataataaaaaagtggATGCTAAACACTCAGTggatattgtgttttttgttgcttgttCTGATAGACGTCATGACACATTTCAGACACAACAAGGTCATAAGGAAAGTAAAGGTGATATTACATTTTGAGATGATATGAGGCCAAAATGGATTGAAAAATCactgcaaaataaatgtttcatcTTATTTTACAAGGTAATATGAATAGGGGTTTTCTTAAGACACaattttgttaaattaaaaataataaagtagATTGTACGTAgacttattttctttctcagcctttctttttttccatttctcttATCTGAATTACTCATGACGTAAATTAAGTACATACGTTTGCCCTTCAGATGAGCACAACAATATTCCACCAACGCACACTCACACgtaatagattagattagattcaacttgtCATTGCGCAGACTgcaagtacaaagacaacaaaatgcagtttgcatccaaccagaagtgcaaaaatagcagaaaagtgcaatgtgaAATACAAAgtatagacaggtggtgcaCAGACAGGATAATAAATATAATGCAGTGTCgacagtagtatacagttggTTTACAGATGGTGGTTTAGAGTAATATAAATTTAACATAAATATGTGTAGTGTATTAGCAGTTACCTTATAAGAGCAGAATAATAATGGCTATgtaatttaaacaatgtatgaaCAACATGTACAGATGTGTGCAGTAACCTTTTAGCAGTAACCTTATAATAGTAATAAGAATAATCTGGATATGTGCAGTGTTTTAACAGAATATATTGtgagaaaaacagaataaatatggATATTCAGTATGGACCACATAAACAAAAAGGAACAGTATGTACAGCTATGTGCAGTATGCAATAACgtgcaaaatattttttaatagatagatagatagatagatagatatttattgatcccaaaaaatgggaaattacagtgttacagcagcacacaaaatatacatacatacaatatacatgaaataataataacaaaatataagaataaaaatataagaatgtaagaacaaatatttaagtatatacaagatgggaaaaaacaagcaaaaatgtgcagcttttgtaaatataagtatgctaaaataaataaataaataaataaataaataaaaaaatgtaaatgacccagtcgtgccggttgcccttattgtaaTATGCCCTTattgtaatataaataaataataaataaataaataaataaataaatgagtgaGCAATTTGTGTGCTGCAACATCAAAAGTGGTTAGTTACTCAACCTTTGCTCTGGATACTTCACCTGCTTTCCTTGGGATGGGCATGAAGGTGGTAGACATTAACTTCTAGAATGTACCACGAAAGCATGCAGCAAACAACTGTGCATCACTGTAAGAGTAACACAATCCATCCTGTGAGAGGATTGAAAAATTCTTGGCCTTTAGGGGGACATTTTGCTGTCTCAGTTGGGATGTAAAGATACGCTATTcgggaagaggaggatgatatATTGTCATCACTTGTCACTCTTCACAGATGCCAACTTGTATCCTCTTGCACCTCCGGTCAATATGAAGAGTATATGGTGGCCGATTAgttcagttggtggagcgggtgCACATATGTGGAGGTGTAATCCTCAACGCCAAAGGTCAAGTGTGACAGTTtactgcatgtcttcccccctctctctcccctttcgcGTCTCAACTTCCCTAtccattaaaaacagaaatgccCAAAAACGATATTTAAACAAGTGAAGAGAAAATGGGGCAAAGTTTACATGAAAGGAGGATCTGCCTTTGGTCTCCCTAAAATAAAAAGGCATATCATTGCTTTCAAGTTTAGACTTCTTATTAaggaaaacaaagggaaaagtCAACAGCATTGACAGTAAACAGTGGTACCTTgaactcaaaatacaattagatACATCCTGCACCATATGTATAATTTGGCAATTATGCATGCATTACAGTTTTATTTACATTGGTAAATATGGCCACTAGGCTTGCTCATTTTACATTGAATTTTAAATCTGCACACTATACAAATGATTTAATGAATATTAATGAACTACATAAATCATTATAAAACTGTTTCTTAGTATCAAGTGGAGTTCTTTTCCTTTACCTTGTGTCTATAGTTCCTCTAGGCATCACACACATCAGAGTAGTCCCTTCTTTCCTAATTAAAAACTCGCCTTAATTCTTTAGATTTGCATGTGTTTCAAATACACTTGAGTGAATTAATGTTTGTTGATACAGTATGAGTTCTGTTTGATTAGAGAGCTGTCCTCCAGATCAGGTTAAATAGAAGTAATTCTTTCAAATGAAATTCTAAATACGCGTGTTATTTGTcgatatgactttttttgggcTATTTTCTGCTGCGTAACACATTTTGAATTGTGCTTAACAACAAATACAATTGAAGTCAAGTGGagaacaacatcaacaacatcaacatTTGGGCTTTCCCTCATTTATTCAAATGCAGAAATAGAAACATGTCAAACTCTAACATTAGAAATGGTCAAACAATACAGACAATCCACAGACTATTGTATTCAAAAATCAATTAGGGCTGTAACCCTGGAGATTTAACAA
The sequence above is drawn from the Etheostoma spectabile isolate EspeVRDwgs_2016 chromosome 12, UIUC_Espe_1.0, whole genome shotgun sequence genome and encodes:
- the aqp4 gene encoding aquaporin-4 isoform X1, with product MCGSCSSDRPALCSYPALSQPAAFLRFLSWCNCQTIMVAFKGIWTKDFWRAVSGEYLATLIFVLLSLGSTINWAAGEEKPPAADLVLISLCFGLSIATMVQCFGHISGGHINPAVTAAMVVTRKLSLAKAFFYVVAQCLGGITGAAILYLVTPAAVRGSFGVTMVNSNISLGHALLVELLITFELVFTIFATCDPKRTDLGGSASLSIGFAVVIGHLFAIPYTGASMNPARSFAPALVTLNFENHWVYWVGPILGGILAAGLYEYLYCPDPEMKKRLKQVFQKDTSAKYREVETEEIAIKPGFIHSINLVKAEKKDTFQDSTGEVLSSV
- the aqp4 gene encoding aquaporin-4 isoform X2 — protein: MVAFKGIWTKDFWRAVSGEYLATLIFVLLSLGSTINWAAGEEKPPAADLVLISLCFGLSIATMVQCFGHISGGHINPAVTAAMVVTRKLSLAKAFFYVVAQCLGGITGAAILYLVTPAAVRGSFGVTMVNSNISLGHALLVELLITFELVFTIFATCDPKRTDLGGSASLSIGFAVVIGHLFAIPYTGASMNPARSFAPALVTLNFENHWVYWVGPILGGILAAGLYEYLYCPDPEMKKRLKQVFQKDTSAKYREVETEEIAIKPGFIHSINLVKAEKKDTFQDSTGEVLSSV